In one Pseudomonas sp. Bout1 genomic region, the following are encoded:
- a CDS encoding N-acetyltransferase family protein, which yields MSFLIRDALHADLPAIRDIYNDAVLNTTAIWNEQPIDLGNRQAWFSARQAQFYPVLVSVEDEQVTGYASFGDWRPFEGFRHTVEHSVYVRSDQRGKGLGPLLMAALIERAKTCDKHVMVAAIESGNQASIRLHERLGFVTTGQMPQVGTKFGRWLDLTFMQLTLNPGAAPPKE from the coding sequence ATGTCATTTTTGATTCGTGATGCGCTGCACGCCGACTTGCCGGCGATTCGCGACATCTACAACGACGCGGTGCTCAACACCACGGCGATCTGGAACGAACAACCGATAGACCTGGGTAACCGCCAGGCCTGGTTCAGTGCGCGCCAGGCGCAGTTTTATCCGGTCCTGGTGAGCGTCGAAGACGAGCAGGTCACCGGCTACGCCTCGTTCGGCGACTGGCGGCCTTTTGAAGGCTTTCGCCACACCGTCGAGCACTCGGTGTATGTGCGCAGCGACCAGCGCGGCAAGGGCCTCGGCCCCCTGTTGATGGCCGCACTGATCGAACGGGCGAAAACCTGCGACAAACACGTGATGGTTGCCGCCATCGAGAGCGGCAACCAGGCCTCGATCCGCCTGCATGAGCGCCTGGGTTTCGTCACCACCGGGCAAATGCCCCAGGTGGGCACCAAGTTCGGCCGCTGGCTGGACCTGACCTTCATGCAACTGACGCTCAACCCTGGCGCTGCGCCGCCCAAGGAGTGA
- the ureA gene encoding urease subunit gamma yields MDLTPREKDKLLIFTAGLVAERRLARGVKLNYPETIAYISAALMEGARDGRTVAELMHFGTTLLTREQVMEGIPEMIPDIQVEATFPDGTKLVTVHQPIA; encoded by the coding sequence ATGGACCTGACCCCACGGGAAAAAGACAAACTGCTGATCTTCACCGCAGGCCTGGTGGCCGAGCGGCGGTTGGCGCGCGGTGTGAAGCTCAACTACCCGGAAACCATCGCTTACATCTCCGCTGCGCTGATGGAAGGCGCCCGCGATGGCCGCACCGTCGCCGAGCTGATGCACTTTGGCACCACCCTGCTCACCCGCGAACAGGTGATGGAAGGCATCCCGGAAATGATCCCGGACATCCAGGTGGAAGCGACCTTTCCCGACGGCACCAAGCTGGTCACCGTCCACCAACCCATCGCCTGA
- a CDS encoding urease accessory protein UreD, with protein sequence MTLPAPTALFTPSWHAELELGYALFGDTTRPVMRRHLGPLRVQKHLYAEGPQVCQHIIVHPPGGIAGGDRLDITAHVAEGAWAQLTSPGAAKWYRAGGPAYQKLELTVEAGATLEWLPQETIVFSAAQAELTTRIDLQGDARLFYWDVVALGRPASGERFELGHFQSHLDIRRDGQLIWHERQRIVGADGLLDSPIGLDGQPVFATLLVTGDIDPELLEQCRSLPHDVRGDLTQLPGLLVARCLAGEALLARGWLIELWRLLRPAVLGREALSPRIWST encoded by the coding sequence ATGACTCTACCTGCACCCACTGCGCTGTTCACCCCCAGCTGGCACGCCGAGCTGGAACTCGGCTACGCGCTTTTTGGCGACACCACGCGCCCGGTGATGCGCCGCCACCTCGGCCCGCTGCGGGTGCAAAAGCACCTGTACGCCGAAGGCCCCCAGGTGTGCCAGCACATTATCGTGCACCCCCCTGGCGGGATTGCCGGCGGTGATCGCCTCGACATCACCGCCCACGTTGCCGAAGGGGCCTGGGCGCAATTGACCAGCCCGGGCGCCGCCAAGTGGTACCGCGCCGGCGGCCCGGCCTACCAGAAGCTGGAGCTGACCGTTGAGGCCGGCGCCACCCTGGAATGGCTGCCGCAGGAAACCATCGTGTTCAGCGCCGCCCAGGCCGAACTCACCACCCGTATAGACCTGCAAGGCGATGCCCGGCTGTTTTACTGGGACGTAGTCGCCCTTGGGCGCCCCGCCAGCGGTGAACGGTTCGAGCTGGGGCACTTCCAGTCGCACCTGGATATCCGCCGCGACGGCCAGTTGATTTGGCATGAACGCCAGCGCATTGTGGGCGCCGACGGTTTGCTCGACTCGCCCATCGGGCTGGATGGCCAGCCGGTGTTTGCGACCTTGCTGGTGACCGGCGACATCGACCCCGAACTGCTCGAACAATGCCGCTCGCTGCCCCATGACGTACGCGGCGACCTGACCCAATTGCCCGGTTTGCTGGTAGCCCGTTGCCTGGCGGGTGAAGCGTTGTTGGCACGGGGTTGGTTGATTGAATTGTGGCGCCTGTTGCGCCCGGCGGTCTTGGGCCGCGAGGCACTATCACCGAGAATCTGGAGCACATGA
- the urtE gene encoding urea ABC transporter ATP-binding subunit UrtE: protein MLQVDKLHQYYGGSHILRGLSFEVKVGEVTCLLGRNGVGKTTLLKCLMGLLPAKEGAVNWEGRAITGFKPHQRVHAGIAYVPQGREIFGRLTVEENLLMGLSRFPGSEAKEVPAFIYELFPVLLQMKQRRGGDLSGGQQQQLAIGRALASRPRLLILDEPTEGIQPSVIKEIGAVIKKLAARGDMAILLVEQFYDFAAELADQYLVMSRGEIVQQGRGENMESEGVRGLVTI from the coding sequence ATGCTGCAAGTCGACAAGCTGCACCAGTACTACGGCGGTAGCCACATCCTGCGCGGGCTGTCCTTTGAGGTAAAAGTCGGCGAAGTCACCTGCCTGCTGGGCCGCAACGGCGTGGGCAAAACCACCTTGCTCAAGTGCCTGATGGGTTTGCTGCCGGCCAAGGAAGGCGCGGTGAACTGGGAAGGCCGCGCCATTACCGGCTTCAAGCCGCACCAGCGCGTACACGCCGGCATTGCCTACGTGCCCCAGGGCCGGGAGATTTTTGGCCGGCTGACGGTGGAAGAAAACCTGCTGATGGGCCTGTCGCGCTTTCCAGGCTCGGAGGCCAAGGAAGTACCAGCTTTCATCTACGAGCTGTTCCCGGTGCTGCTGCAAATGAAGCAACGCCGGGGCGGCGACCTGTCCGGCGGCCAGCAACAGCAACTCGCAATCGGCCGCGCCCTGGCCAGCCGCCCGCGCCTGTTGATTCTCGACGAGCCCACCGAAGGCATCCAGCCTTCGGTGATCAAGGAGATCGGTGCGGTGATCAAAAAACTTGCAGCACGCGGTGACATGGCGATTTTGCTGGTGGAGCAGTTCTACGACTTTGCCGCCGAATTGGCCGACCAGTACCTGGTGATGTCCCGGGGCGAAATCGTCCAGCAGGGGCGTGGCGAAAATATGGAAAGCGAGGGTGTGCGCGGGCTCGTTACGATCTAA